A region from the Dinoroseobacter shibae DFL 12 = DSM 16493 genome encodes:
- a CDS encoding DUF3833 domain-containing protein, whose translation MEPILYTLLGVLLTLALFGLWRAKFSFAAQQPEDYADRGPDFDIREQLNGPILCEGVIYGPTGRVTSRFVADFEASWDGDTGVMREEFRYDSGTTQTREWRLTLDGDGRIRAEADDLVGAGSGRQTGASVLLNYRIRLTEDAGGHVLDVTDWMYLMENGAIINRSQFRKFGLPVAELVATMRRKPDAKLARLEAAE comes from the coding sequence ATGGAACCCATCCTCTACACCCTCCTGGGCGTGCTCCTGACCCTCGCCCTGTTTGGCCTGTGGCGGGCCAAGTTCAGCTTTGCCGCCCAGCAGCCCGAGGATTATGCCGACCGCGGCCCGGATTTCGACATTCGCGAACAACTCAACGGCCCGATCCTGTGCGAGGGCGTGATCTACGGCCCCACGGGCCGCGTGACCTCGCGCTTCGTGGCGGATTTCGAGGCCAGCTGGGACGGCGACACGGGCGTGATGCGCGAGGAATTCCGCTATGACAGCGGCACGACGCAAACCCGCGAATGGCGCCTGACCCTGGACGGCGACGGCCGGATCCGGGCCGAGGCCGACGACCTCGTGGGGGCCGGCAGCGGACGGCAGACCGGGGCGAGCGTCCTGCTCAACTACCGGATCAGGCTGACCGAGGACGCAGGCGGCCATGTGCTGGATGTGACCGACTGGATGTACCTGATGGAGAACGGCGCGATCATCAATCGCAGCCAGTTCCGCAAGTTCGGCCTGCCGGTGGCGGAACTGGTGGCGACCATGCGCAGGAAACCGGATGCCAAGCTCGCGCGTTTGGAAGCTGCGGAATAA
- a CDS encoding SDR family NAD(P)-dependent oxidoreductase, with protein sequence MRELTGKRYWLVGASEGLGRALAEHLSRMGVELVLSARSEDRLKELAESLPGKAHAVPVDISDTASVTAAAEAAGQIDGMVFLAGVYWPLKATEWDAEKVEAMCDINFTGAARCVGAVLPGMVARDAGHIVLTGSLSGFRGLPGASGYGPSKAGVMAMAEAMHCDLRKTGVDVQVANPGFIRTRLTEKNDFNMPFLMEPEDAAREMVELMLTDSFKRSFPTVFASFFRLSQFLPDWAYYRIFA encoded by the coding sequence GTGCGGGAACTGACGGGAAAACGCTATTGGCTGGTCGGGGCAAGCGAGGGGCTCGGCCGGGCCCTGGCGGAGCATCTGAGCCGGATGGGCGTCGAACTGGTGCTTTCTGCACGGTCCGAGGACCGGCTGAAGGAACTGGCCGAGAGCCTGCCGGGCAAGGCCCATGCGGTGCCGGTGGATATCTCGGACACCGCCAGCGTGACCGCCGCCGCCGAGGCCGCGGGTCAGATCGACGGCATGGTCTTTCTCGCCGGGGTCTACTGGCCGCTGAAGGCGACCGAATGGGACGCCGAGAAGGTCGAGGCGATGTGCGACATCAACTTCACCGGGGCGGCGCGCTGCGTCGGTGCGGTGCTGCCGGGCATGGTGGCGCGGGATGCGGGCCATATCGTGCTGACCGGGTCGCTGTCGGGGTTTCGCGGCCTGCCTGGGGCGTCGGGATACGGTCCGTCCAAGGCGGGGGTGATGGCCATGGCCGAGGCCATGCATTGCGACCTGCGCAAGACCGGCGTCGATGTGCAGGTGGCCAACCCGGGCTTCATCCGGACCCGCCTGACCGAGAAGAACGATTTCAACATGCCCTTCCTGATGGAACCCGAGGACGCCGCCCGCGAGATGGTGGAACTGATGCTGACCGACAGCTTCAAGCGCAGCTTCCCCACGGTCTTCGCCAGCTTCTTCCGGCTCAGCCAGTTCCTGCCCGACTGGGCCTATTACCGGATCTTCGCCTGA
- a CDS encoding DUF3775 domain-containing protein, which produces MLDISNAKIAQVIMLSREGKMAEGQLHGFIANLNEDEQASLVAVMWIGREDFDPEDLAEAKRTALAEASAPTEEYLSNQPLLADYLESGLDALGVDVTEAEADVMRR; this is translated from the coding sequence ATGCTCGACATCAGCAATGCGAAAATCGCCCAGGTCATCATGCTGTCTCGCGAGGGCAAGATGGCCGAGGGGCAACTGCACGGGTTCATCGCCAATCTCAACGAAGACGAACAGGCCTCCCTCGTGGCGGTGATGTGGATCGGGCGGGAGGATTTCGATCCCGAGGATCTGGCCGAGGCCAAGCGGACCGCGCTCGCCGAAGCCTCTGCGCCCACGGAGGAATACCTTTCCAATCAACCGCTTCTGGCGGACTACCTGGAAAGCGGTCTCGATGCCCTGGGGGTCGATGTGACCGAGGCAGAGGCCGACGTCATGCGCCGATGA
- a CDS encoding AMP-binding protein: MVDAASVRRLETFPQLLARNAQKFGDKPAYREKEFGIWQSWTWAETQSEIEALAYGLLEMGLAEGDHVALLGPNRPHLYWTMVAVQMCGAVPVPLYHDSVGEEIAYVLDHCGARFVVAQDQEQVDKVIEVKDRLPTLEEVIYLDPRGMRKYDHTHLRLFSDVQTIGRGAHAALEKEMAARLARQDGQTTCVMLYTSGTTGRPKGVVLSNDNIILTSKNSGEFDHLRQDDDILAYLPLAWVGDFIFSVGQAYWTGFCVNCPESAETMMTDLREIGPTYYFAPPRIFETQLTTVMIRMEDAGRIKKWLFDTFMAHARKVGPKILDGEPVGAMDKLTYALGNILVYGPLKNTLGLSRVRVGYTAGEAIGPEIFDFYRSLGINLKQLYGQTEASVFITQQKDHEVRADTVGTPTPGVELKIAENGEVFYRSPGVFVRYYKNDESTASTKDAEGWVATGDAGFIEPETGHLRIIDRAKDVGKLADGRLFAPKYVENKLKFFPNILEAVVFGADREMCCAFINIDLTAVGNWAERNNIAYASYQELAGHPQVLDTIQKHIAEVNESVAQDEMLSGCQVHRFLVLHKELDADDGELTRTRKVRRRIIEEKYADLVTALYDGSPRVSTETEVTYEDGRKGSIKATLEIRDVRVVAAAPQAVAAE, translated from the coding sequence ATGGTGGATGCGGCGTCGGTGCGCCGGCTCGAGACGTTTCCGCAATTGCTCGCACGCAATGCGCAGAAATTCGGCGACAAGCCTGCCTATCGCGAAAAAGAGTTCGGCATCTGGCAAAGCTGGACCTGGGCAGAAACCCAGTCCGAGATCGAGGCGCTGGCCTACGGGTTGCTCGAAATGGGCCTGGCCGAGGGCGACCACGTCGCGCTGCTGGGGCCGAACCGGCCGCATCTCTACTGGACGATGGTGGCGGTGCAGATGTGCGGCGCCGTGCCCGTGCCGCTCTATCACGACAGTGTCGGCGAAGAGATCGCCTATGTGCTGGACCATTGCGGCGCGCGCTTCGTGGTCGCCCAGGACCAGGAGCAGGTCGACAAGGTGATCGAGGTCAAGGACCGCCTGCCCACGCTGGAGGAGGTGATCTATCTCGACCCGCGGGGGATGCGGAAATACGACCACACCCACCTGCGCCTCTTCTCCGACGTGCAAACCATCGGGCGCGGCGCCCATGCGGCGCTGGAGAAGGAAATGGCGGCCCGGCTGGCGCGCCAGGACGGTCAGACCACCTGCGTGATGCTGTATACCTCGGGGACGACCGGGCGGCCCAAGGGCGTGGTGCTGTCCAATGACAACATCATCCTGACCTCGAAGAACTCCGGCGAGTTCGATCACCTGCGCCAGGACGACGACATCCTCGCCTACCTGCCGCTGGCCTGGGTGGGGGATTTCATCTTTTCCGTGGGCCAGGCCTACTGGACCGGGTTCTGCGTGAACTGCCCCGAGAGCGCCGAGACCATGATGACGGACCTGCGCGAGATCGGGCCGACCTATTACTTCGCGCCGCCGCGGATCTTCGAGACCCAGCTGACCACGGTGATGATCCGGATGGAGGATGCGGGCCGGATCAAGAAATGGCTCTTCGACACCTTCATGGCCCATGCCCGCAAGGTCGGGCCGAAGATCCTCGATGGCGAGCCCGTGGGGGCGATGGACAAGCTGACATATGCCCTGGGCAACATCTTGGTCTACGGGCCGCTGAAGAACACGCTGGGGCTGAGCCGGGTGCGCGTGGGGTATACCGCGGGCGAGGCGATCGGACCGGAAATCTTCGATTTCTATCGCTCGCTGGGGATCAACCTCAAACAGCTCTACGGCCAGACCGAGGCGTCGGTTTTCATCACCCAGCAGAAGGATCACGAGGTGCGCGCCGACACGGTGGGCACGCCGACGCCGGGGGTGGAGTTGAAGATCGCCGAGAATGGCGAGGTCTTCTATCGCTCCCCGGGGGTGTTCGTGCGGTATTACAAGAACGACGAGAGCACCGCCTCGACCAAGGATGCCGAGGGCTGGGTGGCCACGGGGGATGCGGGCTTCATCGAGCCGGAGACCGGGCATCTGCGGATCATCGACCGGGCCAAGGATGTGGGCAAGCTGGCCGATGGGCGGCTCTTCGCGCCGAAATACGTTGAAAACAAGCTGAAATTCTTTCCCAACATCCTGGAGGCCGTGGTCTTCGGCGCGGATCGGGAGATGTGCTGCGCCTTCATCAATATCGACCTGACGGCGGTGGGCAACTGGGCGGAGCGCAACAACATCGCCTATGCCTCCTACCAGGAACTGGCGGGGCATCCGCAGGTTCTGGACACCATTCAGAAACACATCGCCGAGGTGAACGAGAGCGTCGCGCAGGACGAGATGCTGTCGGGCTGCCAGGTGCACCGGTTCCTGGTGCTGCACAAGGAGCTGGACGCGGATGATGGCGAGCTGACCCGGACCCGCAAGGTGCGCCGCCGGATCATCGAGGAGAAATATGCCGACTTGGTCACCGCGCTCTATGACGGCTCGCCCCGGGTCTCGACGGAGACGGAAGTGACCTATGAGGACGGGCGCAAGGGGTCGATCAAGGCGACGCTGGAGATCCGCGACGTGCGCGTGGTCGCGGCCGCGCCCCAGGCGGTGGCGGCGGAATGA
- a CDS encoding ABC transporter ATP-binding protein encodes MNDMSHEGYTTEDGRKIGGVLMEMRNITLKFGGVTAIKDISFDIREGEIRAIIGPNGAGKSSMLNVISGFYVPQEGQVMFRGAPRPKMKPYQVARQGIARTFQNIALFEGMSVLDNIMTGRLTHMKSNMLDQAIWWGKAQKEETENREKVEKIIDFLEIQNIRKTPVGRLPYGLKKRVELARALAAEPKLLLLDEPMAGMNVEEKEDMSRYILDTNDEFGTTIALIEHDMGVVMDLSDRVVVMDYGKKIGDGTPDEVRNNQDVIDAYLGVAHD; translated from the coding sequence ATGAACGACATGTCCCATGAGGGCTACACCACCGAGGACGGCCGCAAGATCGGCGGGGTCCTGATGGAGATGCGCAATATTACCCTGAAATTCGGGGGGGTTACGGCGATCAAGGACATCTCCTTCGACATCCGCGAGGGTGAGATCCGGGCGATCATCGGGCCGAACGGGGCGGGCAAGTCCTCGATGCTGAACGTGATCTCGGGGTTCTACGTGCCGCAGGAGGGGCAGGTGATGTTTCGCGGGGCGCCGCGGCCGAAGATGAAGCCGTACCAGGTGGCGCGGCAGGGGATCGCGCGGACGTTTCAGAACATCGCGCTGTTCGAGGGGATGTCGGTGCTCGACAACATCATGACCGGGCGTCTGACCCATATGAAATCGAACATGCTCGACCAGGCGATCTGGTGGGGGAAAGCCCAGAAAGAAGAGACGGAAAACCGGGAAAAAGTGGAGAAAATCATCGACTTCCTGGAGATCCAGAACATCCGCAAGACGCCCGTTGGACGCCTGCCTTACGGGCTGAAGAAGCGGGTGGAGCTGGCGCGCGCGCTGGCCGCGGAGCCCAAGCTGCTGCTGCTGGACGAGCCGATGGCGGGTATGAATGTCGAGGAAAAAGAGGATATGTCCCGCTATATCCTTGATACCAATGATGAATTCGGCACCACCATCGCCCTGATCGAGCACGATATGGGGGTGGTGATGGACCTCAGCGACCGGGTCGTGGTGATGGATTACGGCAAGAAGATCGGGGACGGCACGCCGGACGAGGTGCGCAACAACCAGGACGTGATCGACGCCTATCTGGGGGTGGCCCATGACTGA
- a CDS encoding branched-chain amino acid ABC transporter permease, which yields MPDQLLFAMEVTLNGLMAGVMYALVALGFVLIFKASGIFNYAQGVMALFAAMTLVGIQNGQVPFAHLINAIFGTNIHYFGWQVPALLAILLTVFVMIGFAWAVNRFVLRHLVNQEPIILFMATIGLAYFLEGTADLMWGAEIKKLDVGLPQGLNEAIDETTFNLFGYGFFIDNLDISAAIIATVLVSGLVIFSQYTKQGRALRAVADDHQAALSVGISLNFIWVLVWSIAGFVALVAGIMWGAKSGVQFSLSLIALKALPVLMLGGFTSIPGAIVGGLIIGMGEQLFEFLIGQPYLGGATQNWFAYVLALVFLVFRPQGLFGEKIIERV from the coding sequence ATGCCTGATCAACTGCTCTTCGCGATGGAGGTCACGCTCAACGGGCTGATGGCGGGGGTGATGTATGCGCTCGTGGCCCTGGGCTTCGTGTTGATCTTCAAGGCCTCCGGCATCTTCAACTACGCCCAGGGGGTCATGGCGCTCTTTGCGGCGATGACGCTGGTGGGGATCCAGAACGGGCAGGTGCCCTTCGCCCATCTGATCAACGCGATTTTCGGCACCAATATCCACTATTTCGGCTGGCAGGTGCCGGCGCTGCTGGCGATCCTGCTGACGGTTTTCGTGATGATCGGCTTCGCCTGGGCGGTGAACCGCTTCGTGCTGCGCCACCTGGTGAACCAGGAGCCGATCATTCTGTTCATGGCGACCATCGGGCTGGCCTATTTCCTGGAAGGGACCGCGGACCTGATGTGGGGCGCGGAGATCAAGAAGCTGGATGTGGGCCTGCCCCAGGGGCTCAACGAGGCCATCGACGAGACCACCTTCAACCTGTTCGGCTACGGGTTCTTCATCGACAACCTGGATATCTCGGCGGCGATCATCGCCACGGTGCTGGTCTCGGGGCTGGTGATCTTCTCGCAATACACAAAACAGGGCCGGGCCCTGCGGGCGGTGGCCGACGATCACCAGGCGGCCCTGTCGGTAGGCATCAGCCTGAATTTCATCTGGGTGCTGGTTTGGTCCATCGCGGGCTTCGTGGCGCTGGTCGCAGGCATCATGTGGGGCGCGAAATCGGGGGTGCAATTCTCGCTGTCGCTGATCGCGCTGAAGGCTTTGCCGGTGCTGATGCTGGGCGGGTTCACGTCGATCCCCGGGGCGATCGTCGGCGGGCTGATCATCGGGATGGGCGAGCAGCTTTTCGAGTTTCTGATCGGGCAGCCCTACTTGGGCGGGGCCACGCAGAACTGGTTCGCCTATGTGCTGGCCCTGGTGTTCCTCGTCTTCCGGCCCCAGGGGCTGTTCGGCGAGAAGATCATCGAGAGGGTCTAG
- a CDS encoding branched-chain amino acid ABC transporter permease: MFYREAGDFKTSYVADSQTFPIAFDRMRYYLVLAVAVGIIPFVINDYWASAVMVPFLIWAIAAIGLNILTGYCGQVSLGTGGFMAVGAYACYKLMTAFPDLNIAICVLLGGVITAAVGVLFGLPSLRIKGFYLAVATLAAQFFLVWLFNKVPWFYNYSASGQINAPERTMFGYAITGPNADAAPKYLFCLAFLFVLAWLARNLTRGTIGRSWMAIRDMDIAAEIIGVNPLKAKLTAFAVSSFFVGVAGALFFSVYLGAVEVGEAFGINQSFLVLFMIIIGGLGSIFGSLAGAAFIVLLPVLLKNVMVGSLGWDTAIAAHFEFVVLGGLIIFFLIVEPHGLARLWQLAKEKLRLWPFPH, from the coding sequence ATGTTCTATCGTGAGGCCGGGGACTTCAAGACGTCCTATGTCGCGGACAGCCAGACCTTCCCCATCGCGTTCGACCGGATGCGGTACTACCTGGTTCTGGCCGTGGCGGTCGGGATCATTCCCTTCGTGATCAATGATTACTGGGCCAGTGCCGTGATGGTGCCCTTCCTGATCTGGGCGATCGCGGCGATCGGTCTGAACATCCTGACCGGCTACTGCGGGCAGGTGAGCCTAGGCACGGGCGGGTTCATGGCCGTGGGGGCCTATGCCTGCTACAAGCTGATGACGGCGTTTCCGGACCTCAACATCGCGATCTGCGTGCTGCTGGGCGGGGTGATCACCGCTGCCGTGGGCGTGTTGTTCGGCCTGCCGTCCCTGCGGATCAAGGGGTTCTACCTGGCGGTGGCGACCCTGGCGGCGCAGTTCTTTCTGGTGTGGCTCTTCAACAAGGTGCCGTGGTTCTACAACTACTCGGCCTCGGGGCAGATCAACGCGCCGGAGCGGACGATGTTCGGCTACGCGATCACCGGGCCGAACGCGGATGCGGCGCCCAAATACCTGTTCTGCCTTGCGTTCCTGTTCGTACTCGCCTGGCTGGCACGGAACCTGACGCGCGGGACCATCGGGCGCAGCTGGATGGCGATCCGCGACATGGATATCGCCGCCGAGATCATCGGTGTGAACCCGCTGAAGGCCAAGCTGACGGCGTTCGCGGTCAGTTCGTTCTTCGTGGGCGTGGCGGGCGCGCTGTTTTTCAGCGTCTACCTGGGTGCGGTGGAGGTCGGCGAGGCCTTCGGGATCAACCAGTCCTTCCTGGTGCTGTTCATGATCATCATCGGGGGGCTCGGCTCGATCTTCGGCAGCCTTGCGGGCGCGGCCTTCATCGTGCTGCTGCCGGTGCTGTTGAAGAACGTGATGGTGGGTTCGCTGGGTTGGGACACGGCGATTGCGGCGCATTTCGAGTTCGTGGTGCTGGGCGGGCTGATCATCTTCTTTCTGATCGTGGAGCCGCATGGATTGGCGCGGCTCTGGCAGTTGGCGAAGGAAAAACTGCGGCTGTGGCCGTTCCCGCATTGA
- a CDS encoding ABC transporter substrate-binding protein has translation MKKTLTSMAVAATMVAAPVMADLVYPSLSYRTGPYAAGGIPFADGYADYFTLLNERDGGIGGVMTRVLECETGYNTQKGVECYESTKGEGSLVYQPLSTGITYQLIPKATADGIPLHTMGYGRTSAANGTVFSHVFNYPANYWDAASVAVNHLLGEYESLEGKTIALLYHNSAYGKEPIRTLEELSAKHGFELTTIAVDHPGQEQKSQWLQIRRERPDYVVMWGWGVMNQVAVQEAANIRFPMENFIGNWWAGSENDVIPAGMAADGYKSLAMHSVGDDFPIYEDLKTHVFDKGLAAGAGDQHGTVLYNRGLYAAMLAAEATRKAQEIHGVADITPAMMRDGMEALEITEARMAELGMPDFGPAFSVSCEDHGGSGAAKIQQWDADTQTWTVISDWIAPDAEVINALVTADSEAFAAENNIETRCN, from the coding sequence ATGAAGAAGACCCTGACGAGCATGGCCGTGGCCGCCACGATGGTGGCCGCACCCGTGATGGCGGACCTGGTGTACCCGTCCCTGTCCTATCGGACCGGGCCCTATGCGGCGGGCGGCATCCCGTTCGCCGATGGCTACGCGGATTACTTCACCCTACTGAACGAGCGCGATGGCGGGATCGGTGGCGTGATGACCCGCGTTCTGGAATGCGAGACCGGCTACAACACCCAGAAGGGGGTGGAGTGCTATGAGAGCACCAAGGGCGAGGGCTCGCTGGTCTATCAGCCGCTGTCCACGGGCATCACCTATCAGCTGATCCCCAAGGCCACCGCCGATGGCATCCCGCTGCACACCATGGGCTACGGGCGGACCTCTGCGGCCAATGGCACGGTGTTCAGCCACGTGTTCAACTACCCGGCGAACTACTGGGATGCGGCCTCGGTGGCGGTGAACCACCTTCTAGGCGAGTACGAGTCGCTGGAGGGCAAGACCATCGCGCTGCTCTACCACAACTCCGCCTATGGCAAGGAGCCGATCCGGACCCTCGAAGAGCTGAGCGCCAAGCACGGGTTCGAGCTGACCACCATCGCGGTGGATCACCCGGGCCAGGAGCAGAAATCCCAGTGGTTGCAGATCCGCCGGGAGCGGCCCGATTACGTGGTGATGTGGGGCTGGGGCGTGATGAACCAGGTCGCGGTGCAGGAAGCCGCCAATATCCGCTTCCCGATGGAGAACTTCATCGGCAACTGGTGGGCCGGGTCCGAGAACGACGTGATCCCCGCGGGCATGGCCGCCGATGGCTACAAGTCGCTGGCGATGCACAGCGTGGGCGATGATTTCCCGATTTACGAGGACCTCAAGACCCATGTCTTCGACAAGGGCCTCGCGGCCGGCGCCGGGGACCAGCATGGCACGGTGCTTTACAATCGCGGGCTCTATGCGGCGATGCTCGCGGCCGAGGCCACCCGCAAGGCGCAGGAGATCCACGGGGTCGCGGACATCACCCCGGCGATGATGCGCGACGGCATGGAGGCCCTGGAAATCACCGAGGCCCGCATGGCCGAACTGGGCATGCCCGATTTCGGCCCGGCCTTCTCGGTCAGCTGCGAGGATCACGGCGGCTCCGGCGCGGCCAAGATCCAGCAATGGGATGCCGACACCCAGACCTGGACCGTGATCTCCGACTGGATCGCCCCCGATGCCGAGGTGATCAACGCGCTCGTGACCGCCGACAGCGAGGCTTTCGCCGCCGAAAACAACATCGAGACGCGGTGTAACTGA
- a CDS encoding ABC transporter ATP-binding protein, with protein MLDTGRTEETLLEVNNIEVIYNHVILVLKGVSLTVPKGGITALLGGNGAGKTTTLKSISNLLHSERGEVTKGTISYRGDRVQDLSPSDMVKRGVIQVMEGRHCFEHLTVEENLLTGAYTRRDGRGAIADDLELVYTYFPRLKERRKSQAGYTSGGEQQMCAIGRALMSRPETILLDEPSMGLAPQLVEEIFTIVKNLNEREGVSFLLAEQNTNVALRFAHHGYILESGRVVMEGPAAELRENPDVKEFYLGMSDEGRKSFRDVRSYRRRKRWLS; from the coding sequence ATGCTCGATACAGGCCGGACCGAGGAAACGCTCCTCGAGGTCAACAATATCGAAGTGATCTACAATCACGTGATCCTGGTGCTCAAGGGCGTCAGCCTGACCGTGCCCAAGGGCGGGATCACCGCGCTGCTGGGCGGCAATGGCGCGGGCAAGACCACGACGCTGAAATCGATCTCGAACCTGCTGCATTCCGAGCGCGGCGAGGTCACCAAGGGCACCATCAGCTACCGCGGCGACCGGGTGCAGGACCTCAGCCCGTCGGACATGGTCAAGCGCGGGGTCATCCAGGTGATGGAAGGTCGCCACTGCTTCGAGCATCTGACGGTGGAGGAAAACCTGCTGACCGGCGCCTATACGCGGCGCGACGGACGCGGGGCGATCGCCGATGACCTGGAACTGGTCTACACCTACTTTCCGCGCCTCAAGGAGCGCCGCAAATCCCAGGCGGGCTACACCTCCGGCGGGGAGCAGCAGATGTGCGCCATCGGCCGGGCGCTGATGTCGCGCCCCGAGACCATCCTGCTGGACGAGCCGTCCATGGGGCTGGCGCCGCAGCTGGTGGAAGAGATCTTCACCATCGTGAAGAACCTCAACGAACGCGAAGGCGTGTCCTTCCTTCTGGCAGAGCAGAACACCAATGTCGCCCTGCGCTTTGCCCATCACGGCTATATCCTCGAATCCGGCCGGGTGGTCATGGAAGGCCCGGCGGCCGAGTTGCGCGAGAACCCGGACGTGAAGGAATTCTACCTCGGCATGTCCGACGAGGGGCGCAAGAGCTTCCGCGACGTGCGCTCCTACCGCCGCCGCAAACGCTGGCTGAGCTGA
- a CDS encoding phenylacetate--CoA ligase family protein, whose amino-acid sequence MSPSPYDALETRDAAQRAADLARDLPVQIARAQALPGYADSLAGVDPAAITSAAALTDLPVLRKSALTGAQTPDTPLGGFAGPVTGFSHVFQSPGPIYEPGGIDGDWFRLGRFLHAAGIGRGDLVQNCFGYHLTPAGIMFESGARAVGATVLPAGTGQTELQVQAAAHLGATAYAGTPDYLKVILDKADEMGVTLGFAKAAVSGGALFPSLRQAYAERGITCLQAYATADLGNIAYESPAMEGLIVDEGVIVEIARPGTGDPLPEGEVGEVVVTSLNPAYPLIRFATGDMSAVLPGQSPCGRTNQRIKGWMGRADQTTKIKGMFVRPEQVAALVAAHGEVTRARVVAGRDGEMDTMRVLIESPGGDAAAYAASVATHLKLKGAVEVVAPGSLPNDGLVIEDTRSYD is encoded by the coding sequence ATGAGCCCCTCCCCCTATGACGCCCTGGAAACCCGCGATGCCGCGCAGCGCGCCGCCGATCTCGCCCGCGACCTGCCGGTGCAGATCGCCCGGGCGCAGGCCCTGCCGGGCTATGCCGACAGCCTGGCCGGGGTCGATCCGGCGGCGATCACCTCGGCCGCGGCGCTGACGGACCTGCCGGTGCTGCGCAAATCCGCTCTGACCGGCGCGCAGACACCCGATACCCCGCTGGGCGGGTTCGCCGGGCCGGTCACCGGGTTCTCCCACGTGTTCCAGTCGCCGGGCCCGATCTACGAGCCCGGCGGGATCGACGGGGACTGGTTCCGGCTGGGCCGGTTCCTCCATGCGGCGGGGATCGGGCGGGGCGACCTGGTGCAGAACTGCTTCGGCTATCACCTGACCCCGGCGGGCATCATGTTCGAGAGCGGCGCGCGCGCGGTCGGCGCCACGGTGCTGCCCGCGGGCACGGGCCAGACCGAGTTGCAGGTCCAGGCGGCGGCCCATCTGGGCGCCACCGCCTATGCGGGCACGCCCGATTACCTGAAGGTGATCCTCGACAAGGCCGACGAGATGGGCGTGACCCTGGGCTTTGCCAAGGCGGCGGTGTCCGGTGGGGCGCTTTTTCCCAGCTTGCGGCAGGCCTATGCGGAGCGGGGTATCACCTGCCTGCAGGCCTATGCCACCGCCGATCTGGGCAATATCGCCTACGAATCCCCGGCGATGGAGGGGCTGATCGTCGACGAGGGGGTGATCGTCGAGATCGCGCGCCCGGGCACCGGCGATCCGCTGCCCGAGGGGGAGGTGGGGGAGGTGGTCGTCACCTCGCTCAACCCCGCCTATCCGCTGATCCGTTTCGCCACCGGGGACATGTCGGCGGTGCTGCCGGGGCAGAGCCCGTGCGGGCGCACCAACCAGCGCATCAAGGGCTGGATGGGGCGCGCGGATCAGACCACCAAGATCAAGGGCATGTTCGTCCGCCCCGAGCAGGTCGCGGCGCTCGTCGCCGCCCATGGGGAGGTGACACGCGCCCGCGTGGTGGCGGGTCGGGACGGAGAGATGGACACGATGCGCGTACTGATCGAGAGCCCAGGCGGCGACGCGGCGGCCTATGCCGCCTCGGTCGCCACGCATCTGAAGCTCAAGGGCGCGGTCGAGGTGGTCGCCCCCGGCAGCCTGCCCAATGACGGCTTGGTGATCGAGGACACCCGCAGCTACGACTGA